A region from the Andrena cerasifolii isolate SP2316 chromosome 9, iyAndCera1_principal, whole genome shotgun sequence genome encodes:
- the Lanb1 gene encoding laminin subunit beta-1 isoform X1, with the protein MARMYSCQAVLTALLFALTIVSNAADPQYTREMSAVRGSIQRGDMSPIEVTAERHNWPRLTVPSPRGPHMKRKHPCEQSSCYPATGNLLIGRKARLDASSTCGVNGPERYCIVSHLKDRKKCFFCDASLLKQQHNIENIVSGTWWQAENGVENVTIRFDLEAEFHFTHIIIRFKTFRPAAMLIERSYDFGKSWQVYRYFAHNCEQYFPGVSTEQPQRLTDVICETRYSGVAPSTGGDVIFRVLPRNLEIDNPYSKEVQNLLKITNLRINMTRLHTLGDDLLDDRAEIREKYYYAIQNMVIRGSCSCYGHASRCLPLPGVSHEENMVHGRCECTHNTTGLNCEKCQDFYNDLPWKPAVGKQTNACRPCNCNNHSTSCHFDEAVYERSGRVSGGVCDDCQDNTRGQNCEQCKPFYYHDVSKDISHPEACLPCDCDLGGSLDDGICDSRTDPLSGDESGRCHCKTNVESRRCDRCKNGFWNFDPVSPEGCQACTCNTLGTVDNRGCNMATGECTCKRFVTARDCNQCVPEYWGLSEDPEGCKPCDCDPGGSYENSCDVVTGQCRCRPHISGRTCNQPEQSYYTGSVDFLIYEGELSRATNNCQVVIREPNRDGRNSTWTGTGFMKALEGSMLNFTIDDIRKTLWYDVVIRYEPVQPGVWEDVRIIIERDGPVDPNSICAEWNPDYDQLWAQLPVRSRSIVAQPSVCLEAGKRYNLLLQFRKFNSQVDTPSASILVDSIVLKPRIDAIPFFKAPSIGELRRQEYEQYHCSEFFNDIATVWTNVPDVCKKYQNSIGYFVYDGAHSCECNPTGSHSLLCENYGGVCPCKPNVVGRRCDRCAPGTYGFGPEGCISCDCDGVGALDNFCDVETGRCKCRPNTYGRTCGQCEPGFWNFPHCQRCECNGHAETCDPKNGACINCRDSTTGHNCDRCVETYYGDPRIGVDIPCRACPCPGTLDSGHSYADSCSLDSVTHDVICECFEGYTGPRCESCAENYFGNPEVPGGSCEPCNCNNNTDLRRPGNCDPQTGRCLQCLYDTDGANCQVCKAGFHGNALEQNCEECQCDPLGTDSEAGPCNHRSGQCPCLPHVIGQLCDSCEENHWRIASGQGCDPCECDAVGSVSDRCNPFDGTCECKPGFGGRQCNECQTNYWGNPNIECHACECDLIGSSSQQCDRDTGMCLCRKGIGGEKCDQCYRGFYGSAPQCSPCGECFDNWDLTLTGLRNKTNLVIEEASRIQKVGTTGVYSQEFDDMVKSLDQVKALISNASIRSQDLDELNDLAIELNKNVSASTKQLEEVNNLLENVSQRVNLGDAALKNLKNRTNNLHQTAADLKENATRLQEENVQGALNVTQQMAEQSRQAEKMANDTSNVLADAERFAKHTESLLAKNRGFVDDAQERNRESLGEIDEKLKTFNGIMPGLNLEMCGDNVTDCSSVCGGAGCGFCGGLSCDAGAVSKANQALDVAKNQAAKIKTHKDEAEQLLRNMIQVRRDATAARSNAQDAFNFAWKARNLSDDVTKDLSDINKRIRNTLDEDQPTPAMVRDLAQEVLAKNIQLKPDEITQLADRIKSIVGSLTDSEKILADTKDDLRLAEELKDRADKVKEDAIEEQTLANKVVVLLSDAQKAQNLAQSAIDQAERDVKRSEKDLEEIAEVTRGAQMQANSTTETVDALDVRLKQLQSQSLRNKFILEQEIDVQARKLADEAQNVDSKTKKLAEEYRRVDESLDLRVNKSKGNIQKAKKLLQRASELTADTSTKFKDLDGMESVYKDNEKMLFDLMTEVDSLTVEMEKHLGEIAQKAHQYRQCTS; encoded by the exons ATGGCTCGAATGTATTCCTGTCAAGCTGTCCTGACAGCATTGTTATTTGCATTAACAATTGTGTCAA ATGCCGCAGATCCACAGTATACTAGAGAAATGTCTGCAGTCAGGG GATCAATCCAGAGAGGAGATATGTCACCCATCGAGGTGACAGCAGAACGCCATAATTGGCCAAGGCTGACCGTCCCTAGTCCAAGAG GTCCACATATGAAGAGAAAACACCCCTGCGAACAGAGTTCTTGTTACCCAGCCACAGGGAACCTGTTGATCGGTCGGAAAGCTCGATTAGACGCTTCTTCCACTTGCGGCGTCAACGGACCAGAAAGATACTGCATCGTTTCGCATCTGAAGGATAGGAAAAAGTGCTTCTTCTGCGATGCATCCTTGCTGAAGCAACAGCACAATATCGAAAATATTGTTAGCGG GACCTGGTGGCAAGCGGAGAATGGAGTGGAGAACGTGACGATACGCTTCGACCTCGAGGCGGAGTTCCACTTCACCCACATCATCATCCGCTTCAAAACCTTCCGACCTGCGGCGATGTTGATCGAGAGATCCTACGATTTTGGGAAGTCCTGGCAGGTCTATCGATATTTTGCTCACAACTGCGAGCAGTACTTCCCTGGAGTCTCCACCGAGCAACCCCAGAGACTGACGGACGTTATCTGCGAGACGAGGTATTCTGGCGTGGCGCCATCAACAGGAGGCGACGTTATCTTCAG GGTGCTGCCTCGAAACTTGGAGATCGACAACCCCTACTCAAAGGAGGTGCAGAATCTGTTGAAAATCACCAATCTCCGAATCAACATGACCAGACTGCATACCTTGGGTGACGATCTGCTGGACGATCGCGCGGAGATCCGCGAGAAATACTACTACGCCATTCAGAACATGGTGATCCGTGGGTCCTGCTCTTGCTACGGCCACGCTTCCAGGTGCCTCCCTCTGCCCGGGGTCTCTCACGAGGAGAACATGGTGCACGGCAGGTGCGAGTGCACCCACAACACGACAGGCCTCAACTGCGAGAAGTGCCAGGACTTCTACAACGATCTACCGTGGAAGCCAGCTGTTGGAAAGCAGACGAACGCTTGCAGACCTTGCAACTGCAACAACCATTCCACCTCCTGTCACTTCGACGAGGCGGTCTACGAGAGGTCCGGCAGAGTCTCCGGCGGAGTCTGTGACGATTGCCAGGACAACACTCGTGGACAGAATTGCGAGCAATGCAAACCGTTCTATTATCACGACGTTTCGAAGGACATCTCGCATCCTGAAGCATGCCTGC CTTGCGACTGTGATCTGGGTGGTTCCTTGGACGACGGTATCTGTGACTCGAGGACCGATCCTCTAAGTGGAGACGAATCTGGACGAtgtcactgcaaaacgaacgtGGAAAGTCGTCGTTGCGATCGTTGCAAAAATGGCTTCTGGAACTTTGATCCTGTGAGCCCCGAGGGGTGTCAAG CTTGCACCTGTAACACCTTGGGCACTGTTGACAACCGTGGATGTAACATGGCCACTGGCGAGTGCACTTGCAAGCGATTCGTCACCGCTCGCGACTGCAATCAGTGCGTTCCGGAATATTGGGGCCTGTCGGAGGATCCAGAGGGCTGCAAACCTTGCGACTGTGATCCTGGTGGTTCATACGAAAACTCCTGCGACGTTGTAACTGGCCAATGTCGCTGCAGACCCCATATCAGTGGCAGAACATGTAATCAGCCTGAGCAGAGTTATTACACTGGGTCTGTGGACTTCCTGATCTACGAGGGCGAGTTATCGAGAGCTACCAAC AACTGCCAAGTGGTGATCAGAGAGCCTAACCGCGACGGAAGGAACAGCACCTGGACTGGGACAGGATTCATGAAGGCCCTGGAGGGTTCAATGTTGAACTTCACTATCGACGACATACGTAAGACTTTGTGGTACGACGTGGTGATACGTTACGAGCCAGTGCAGCCTGGCGTCTGGGAAGATGTCCGAATAATCATCGAGAGAGACGGCCCGGTGGATCCCAATAGTATCTGTGCTGAGTGGAACCCAGATTACGATCAATTATGGGCGCAGCTTCCTGTGCGATCTAGGAGCATCGTCGCTCAGCCTTCCGTTTGCTTGGAGGCAGGGAAACGATACAATCTTCTGTTGCAGTTCCGTAAATTCAACAGCCAAGTGGATACACCCTCAGCATCCATTTTGGTCGACTCG ATTGTTCTAAAACCGAGGATAGACGCGATACCCTTCTTCAAAGCACCCAGTATTGGCGAGCTACGTCGTCAGGAATACGAGCAATACCACTGCAGTGAATTCTTTAATGACATCGCCACTGTATGGACAAATGTCCCCGACGTTTGCAAAAAGTACCAGAACAGCATTGGATACTTCGTTTACGACGGTGCACATT CTTGCGAGTGCAATCCAACGGGGTCACACAGCTTGCTCTGCGAGAACTATGGCGGCGTATGCCCCTGCAAGCCCAATGTAGTTGGGAGACGATGCGATCGTTGCGCACCCGGTACCTACGGCTTCGGCCCAGAGGGTTGCATTTCCTGCGACTGCGACGGCGTCGGGGCCCTGGACAATTTCTGCGATGTGGAGACTGGTCGGTGTAAGTGCCGGCCCAATACCTACGGTCGAACCTGTGGCCAGTGCGAGCCTGGCTTCTGGAATTTCCCGCACTGCCAGCGATGCGAGTGCAACGGTCACGCCGAGACCTGCGACCCGAAGAATGGCGCCTGCATCAATTGTCGCGACTCCACAACCGGGCACAACTGTGATCGATGCGTCGAGACCTATTATGGCGATCCCAGGATCGGCGTGGATATTCCTTGCAGAGCGTGTCCGTGTCCAG GAACCTTGGATTCTGGTCATTCATACGCGGACAGTTGCTCTCTGGACTCAGTCACCCACGATGTGATATGCGAATGTTTCGAGGGCTACACAGGCccccgttgcgagagctgcgCAGAAAATTACTTTGGCAATCCCGAAGTTCCCGGTGGCAGTTGCGAGCCTTGTAACTGCAACAACAACACAGATCTTCGTCGACCTGGGAACTGCGATCCACAGACGGGCCGTTGCCTGCAGTGTCTCTACGACACAGACGGAGCGAACTGCCAGGTCTGCAAGGCAGGCTTCCACGGCAACGCGCTGGAACAGAACTGCGAGGAGTGCCAGTGCGACCCGCTGGGAACTGACAGCGAGGCTGGCCCATGCAACCATCGAAGCGGACAGTGCCCTTGCCTGCCCCACGTTATCGGCCAACTATGCGACTCCTGCGAGGAGAATCACTGGAGGATCGCCAGTGGGCAGGGTTGCGATCCTTGCGAGTGTGACGCGGTTGGAAGCGTCTCTGACAG ATGCAATCCATTCGACGGAACTTGCGAATGCAAGCCAGGTTTCGGCGGAAGACAGTGCAACGAGTGTCAGACCAACTACTGGGGCAATCCAAACATCGAATGCCACGCTTGCGAGTGCGACCTGATCGGTTCCTCCAGCCAGCAGTGCGACAGGGACACCGGCATGTGCCTCTGCAGAAAGGGAATCGGCGGCGAGAAATGTGACCAGTGTTATCGCGGCTTCTACGGTAGCGCTCCTCAGTGCAGCCCCTGCGGGGAGTGTTTCGATAACTGGGATCTCACTCTAACCGGCTTGAGGAACAAAACGAACCTGGTGATCGAGGAGGCGTCAAGGATCCAGAAAGTCGGAACAACGGGCGTTTACAGTCAAGAGTTCGACGACATGGTGAAGTCGCTGGACCAGGTAAAAGCGTTGATCAGCAACGCTTCTATCAGAAGCCAGGACTTGGACGAGCTGAACGACCTGGCCATCGAGTTGAACAAGAACGTGTCCGCGTCCACGAAGCAATTGGAGGAAGTGAACAATCTTCTGGAGAACGTCAGCCAGCGGGTGAATCTGGGTGACGCCGCGCTCAAGAATCTCAAGAATAGAACGAATAACTTGCACCAGACTGCTGCAGACCTCAAAGAGAACGCGACCAGGCTGCAGGAGGAGAACGTGCAGGGCGCCCTAAACGTGACGCAGCAGATGGCGGAGCAGTCGAGGCAGGCGGAGAAAATGGCCAACGACACCAGCAACGTGCTGGCGGACGCGGAGAGGTTCGCTAAGCACACGGAAAGTCTGCTGGCCAAGAATCGCGGCTTCGTGGATGACGCCCAGGAGAGGAACAGGGAGTCCCTGGGAGAAATAGACGAGAAACTGAAGACGTTCAACGGGATTATGCCTGGACTGAACCTCGAGATGTGCGGGGACAATGTGACGGATTGCAGCAGCGTGTGCGGCGGAGCTGGCTGCGGATTTTGTGGAGGATTGTCCTGTGACGCCGGTGCTGTTTCCAAGGCCAATCAAGCCCTGGACGTGGCTAAGAACCAGGCTGCTAAGATCAAGACCCACAAGGACGAGGCTGAACAGCTGTTGCGCAAT ATGATCCAAGTGAGGAGGGACGCAACAGCAGCGCGGTCCAATGCCCAGGATGCCTTCAATTTCGCCTGGAAGGCTCGGAACCTGTCTGACGACGTGACGAAGGATCTCTCCGACATAAACAAGCGTATTCGAAACACGTTGGACGAGGATCAACCCACTCCGGCCATGGTCAGGGACCTGGCACAGGAGGTGCTCGCTAAGAACATCCAGCTGAAGCCTGACGAGATCACGCAATTAGCCGATCGTATAAAGAGCATCGTGGGCTCTTTGACCGACTCGGAGAAGATCCTCGCAGACACCAAGGACGATCTCCGCCTGGCCGAGGAGCTGAAGGACAGAGCGGACAAGGTGAAGGAAGACGCAATCGAGGAGCAGACTTTGGCCAACAAAGTGGTCGTCCTCTTGAGCGACGCCCAGAAGGCTCAGAATTTGGCGCAGTCGGCGATCGACCAGGCGGAACGTGACGTCAAGAGGTCGGAGAAGGACCTGGAGGAGATCGCGGAGGTGACCAGAGGGGCTCAGATGCAGGCAAACAGCACCACGGAAACCGTGGACGCCTTGGACGTTCGTCTGAAGCAGCTGCAGTCGCAGTCGCTGAGGAACAAGTTCATTCTGGAGCAGGAGATCGACGTGCAAGCTCGCAAGTTGGCCGACGAAGCGCAGAACGTTGACTCGAAGACGAAGAAACTTGCCGAGGAGTACAGGCGGGTGGACGAGTCGCTGGACCTCAGGGTGAATAAGAGCAAGGGTAACATTCAGAAGGCGAAGAAGCTTCTGCAGAGGGCGTCCGAGCTGACGGCCGACACGTCGACTAAATTCAAGGACCTCGACGGCATGGAGAGCGTCTACAAGGACAACGAGAAGATGCTGTTCGACCTGATGACCGAGGTCGACTCTCTGACAGTTGAAATGGAGAAGCACCTGGGGGAGATCGCGCAGAAGGCGCATCAGTACAGACAGTGCACCTCTTGA
- the Lanb1 gene encoding laminin subunit beta-1 isoform X2, with translation MARMYSCQAVLTALLFALTIVSNAADPQYTREMSAVRGPHMKRKHPCEQSSCYPATGNLLIGRKARLDASSTCGVNGPERYCIVSHLKDRKKCFFCDASLLKQQHNIENIVSGTWWQAENGVENVTIRFDLEAEFHFTHIIIRFKTFRPAAMLIERSYDFGKSWQVYRYFAHNCEQYFPGVSTEQPQRLTDVICETRYSGVAPSTGGDVIFRVLPRNLEIDNPYSKEVQNLLKITNLRINMTRLHTLGDDLLDDRAEIREKYYYAIQNMVIRGSCSCYGHASRCLPLPGVSHEENMVHGRCECTHNTTGLNCEKCQDFYNDLPWKPAVGKQTNACRPCNCNNHSTSCHFDEAVYERSGRVSGGVCDDCQDNTRGQNCEQCKPFYYHDVSKDISHPEACLPCDCDLGGSLDDGICDSRTDPLSGDESGRCHCKTNVESRRCDRCKNGFWNFDPVSPEGCQACTCNTLGTVDNRGCNMATGECTCKRFVTARDCNQCVPEYWGLSEDPEGCKPCDCDPGGSYENSCDVVTGQCRCRPHISGRTCNQPEQSYYTGSVDFLIYEGELSRATNNCQVVIREPNRDGRNSTWTGTGFMKALEGSMLNFTIDDIRKTLWYDVVIRYEPVQPGVWEDVRIIIERDGPVDPNSICAEWNPDYDQLWAQLPVRSRSIVAQPSVCLEAGKRYNLLLQFRKFNSQVDTPSASILVDSIVLKPRIDAIPFFKAPSIGELRRQEYEQYHCSEFFNDIATVWTNVPDVCKKYQNSIGYFVYDGAHSCECNPTGSHSLLCENYGGVCPCKPNVVGRRCDRCAPGTYGFGPEGCISCDCDGVGALDNFCDVETGRCKCRPNTYGRTCGQCEPGFWNFPHCQRCECNGHAETCDPKNGACINCRDSTTGHNCDRCVETYYGDPRIGVDIPCRACPCPGTLDSGHSYADSCSLDSVTHDVICECFEGYTGPRCESCAENYFGNPEVPGGSCEPCNCNNNTDLRRPGNCDPQTGRCLQCLYDTDGANCQVCKAGFHGNALEQNCEECQCDPLGTDSEAGPCNHRSGQCPCLPHVIGQLCDSCEENHWRIASGQGCDPCECDAVGSVSDRCNPFDGTCECKPGFGGRQCNECQTNYWGNPNIECHACECDLIGSSSQQCDRDTGMCLCRKGIGGEKCDQCYRGFYGSAPQCSPCGECFDNWDLTLTGLRNKTNLVIEEASRIQKVGTTGVYSQEFDDMVKSLDQVKALISNASIRSQDLDELNDLAIELNKNVSASTKQLEEVNNLLENVSQRVNLGDAALKNLKNRTNNLHQTAADLKENATRLQEENVQGALNVTQQMAEQSRQAEKMANDTSNVLADAERFAKHTESLLAKNRGFVDDAQERNRESLGEIDEKLKTFNGIMPGLNLEMCGDNVTDCSSVCGGAGCGFCGGLSCDAGAVSKANQALDVAKNQAAKIKTHKDEAEQLLRNMIQVRRDATAARSNAQDAFNFAWKARNLSDDVTKDLSDINKRIRNTLDEDQPTPAMVRDLAQEVLAKNIQLKPDEITQLADRIKSIVGSLTDSEKILADTKDDLRLAEELKDRADKVKEDAIEEQTLANKVVVLLSDAQKAQNLAQSAIDQAERDVKRSEKDLEEIAEVTRGAQMQANSTTETVDALDVRLKQLQSQSLRNKFILEQEIDVQARKLADEAQNVDSKTKKLAEEYRRVDESLDLRVNKSKGNIQKAKKLLQRASELTADTSTKFKDLDGMESVYKDNEKMLFDLMTEVDSLTVEMEKHLGEIAQKAHQYRQCTS, from the exons ATGGCTCGAATGTATTCCTGTCAAGCTGTCCTGACAGCATTGTTATTTGCATTAACAATTGTGTCAA ATGCCGCAGATCCACAGTATACTAGAGAAATGTCTGCAGTCAGGG GTCCACATATGAAGAGAAAACACCCCTGCGAACAGAGTTCTTGTTACCCAGCCACAGGGAACCTGTTGATCGGTCGGAAAGCTCGATTAGACGCTTCTTCCACTTGCGGCGTCAACGGACCAGAAAGATACTGCATCGTTTCGCATCTGAAGGATAGGAAAAAGTGCTTCTTCTGCGATGCATCCTTGCTGAAGCAACAGCACAATATCGAAAATATTGTTAGCGG GACCTGGTGGCAAGCGGAGAATGGAGTGGAGAACGTGACGATACGCTTCGACCTCGAGGCGGAGTTCCACTTCACCCACATCATCATCCGCTTCAAAACCTTCCGACCTGCGGCGATGTTGATCGAGAGATCCTACGATTTTGGGAAGTCCTGGCAGGTCTATCGATATTTTGCTCACAACTGCGAGCAGTACTTCCCTGGAGTCTCCACCGAGCAACCCCAGAGACTGACGGACGTTATCTGCGAGACGAGGTATTCTGGCGTGGCGCCATCAACAGGAGGCGACGTTATCTTCAG GGTGCTGCCTCGAAACTTGGAGATCGACAACCCCTACTCAAAGGAGGTGCAGAATCTGTTGAAAATCACCAATCTCCGAATCAACATGACCAGACTGCATACCTTGGGTGACGATCTGCTGGACGATCGCGCGGAGATCCGCGAGAAATACTACTACGCCATTCAGAACATGGTGATCCGTGGGTCCTGCTCTTGCTACGGCCACGCTTCCAGGTGCCTCCCTCTGCCCGGGGTCTCTCACGAGGAGAACATGGTGCACGGCAGGTGCGAGTGCACCCACAACACGACAGGCCTCAACTGCGAGAAGTGCCAGGACTTCTACAACGATCTACCGTGGAAGCCAGCTGTTGGAAAGCAGACGAACGCTTGCAGACCTTGCAACTGCAACAACCATTCCACCTCCTGTCACTTCGACGAGGCGGTCTACGAGAGGTCCGGCAGAGTCTCCGGCGGAGTCTGTGACGATTGCCAGGACAACACTCGTGGACAGAATTGCGAGCAATGCAAACCGTTCTATTATCACGACGTTTCGAAGGACATCTCGCATCCTGAAGCATGCCTGC CTTGCGACTGTGATCTGGGTGGTTCCTTGGACGACGGTATCTGTGACTCGAGGACCGATCCTCTAAGTGGAGACGAATCTGGACGAtgtcactgcaaaacgaacgtGGAAAGTCGTCGTTGCGATCGTTGCAAAAATGGCTTCTGGAACTTTGATCCTGTGAGCCCCGAGGGGTGTCAAG CTTGCACCTGTAACACCTTGGGCACTGTTGACAACCGTGGATGTAACATGGCCACTGGCGAGTGCACTTGCAAGCGATTCGTCACCGCTCGCGACTGCAATCAGTGCGTTCCGGAATATTGGGGCCTGTCGGAGGATCCAGAGGGCTGCAAACCTTGCGACTGTGATCCTGGTGGTTCATACGAAAACTCCTGCGACGTTGTAACTGGCCAATGTCGCTGCAGACCCCATATCAGTGGCAGAACATGTAATCAGCCTGAGCAGAGTTATTACACTGGGTCTGTGGACTTCCTGATCTACGAGGGCGAGTTATCGAGAGCTACCAAC AACTGCCAAGTGGTGATCAGAGAGCCTAACCGCGACGGAAGGAACAGCACCTGGACTGGGACAGGATTCATGAAGGCCCTGGAGGGTTCAATGTTGAACTTCACTATCGACGACATACGTAAGACTTTGTGGTACGACGTGGTGATACGTTACGAGCCAGTGCAGCCTGGCGTCTGGGAAGATGTCCGAATAATCATCGAGAGAGACGGCCCGGTGGATCCCAATAGTATCTGTGCTGAGTGGAACCCAGATTACGATCAATTATGGGCGCAGCTTCCTGTGCGATCTAGGAGCATCGTCGCTCAGCCTTCCGTTTGCTTGGAGGCAGGGAAACGATACAATCTTCTGTTGCAGTTCCGTAAATTCAACAGCCAAGTGGATACACCCTCAGCATCCATTTTGGTCGACTCG ATTGTTCTAAAACCGAGGATAGACGCGATACCCTTCTTCAAAGCACCCAGTATTGGCGAGCTACGTCGTCAGGAATACGAGCAATACCACTGCAGTGAATTCTTTAATGACATCGCCACTGTATGGACAAATGTCCCCGACGTTTGCAAAAAGTACCAGAACAGCATTGGATACTTCGTTTACGACGGTGCACATT CTTGCGAGTGCAATCCAACGGGGTCACACAGCTTGCTCTGCGAGAACTATGGCGGCGTATGCCCCTGCAAGCCCAATGTAGTTGGGAGACGATGCGATCGTTGCGCACCCGGTACCTACGGCTTCGGCCCAGAGGGTTGCATTTCCTGCGACTGCGACGGCGTCGGGGCCCTGGACAATTTCTGCGATGTGGAGACTGGTCGGTGTAAGTGCCGGCCCAATACCTACGGTCGAACCTGTGGCCAGTGCGAGCCTGGCTTCTGGAATTTCCCGCACTGCCAGCGATGCGAGTGCAACGGTCACGCCGAGACCTGCGACCCGAAGAATGGCGCCTGCATCAATTGTCGCGACTCCACAACCGGGCACAACTGTGATCGATGCGTCGAGACCTATTATGGCGATCCCAGGATCGGCGTGGATATTCCTTGCAGAGCGTGTCCGTGTCCAG GAACCTTGGATTCTGGTCATTCATACGCGGACAGTTGCTCTCTGGACTCAGTCACCCACGATGTGATATGCGAATGTTTCGAGGGCTACACAGGCccccgttgcgagagctgcgCAGAAAATTACTTTGGCAATCCCGAAGTTCCCGGTGGCAGTTGCGAGCCTTGTAACTGCAACAACAACACAGATCTTCGTCGACCTGGGAACTGCGATCCACAGACGGGCCGTTGCCTGCAGTGTCTCTACGACACAGACGGAGCGAACTGCCAGGTCTGCAAGGCAGGCTTCCACGGCAACGCGCTGGAACAGAACTGCGAGGAGTGCCAGTGCGACCCGCTGGGAACTGACAGCGAGGCTGGCCCATGCAACCATCGAAGCGGACAGTGCCCTTGCCTGCCCCACGTTATCGGCCAACTATGCGACTCCTGCGAGGAGAATCACTGGAGGATCGCCAGTGGGCAGGGTTGCGATCCTTGCGAGTGTGACGCGGTTGGAAGCGTCTCTGACAG ATGCAATCCATTCGACGGAACTTGCGAATGCAAGCCAGGTTTCGGCGGAAGACAGTGCAACGAGTGTCAGACCAACTACTGGGGCAATCCAAACATCGAATGCCACGCTTGCGAGTGCGACCTGATCGGTTCCTCCAGCCAGCAGTGCGACAGGGACACCGGCATGTGCCTCTGCAGAAAGGGAATCGGCGGCGAGAAATGTGACCAGTGTTATCGCGGCTTCTACGGTAGCGCTCCTCAGTGCAGCCCCTGCGGGGAGTGTTTCGATAACTGGGATCTCACTCTAACCGGCTTGAGGAACAAAACGAACCTGGTGATCGAGGAGGCGTCAAGGATCCAGAAAGTCGGAACAACGGGCGTTTACAGTCAAGAGTTCGACGACATGGTGAAGTCGCTGGACCAGGTAAAAGCGTTGATCAGCAACGCTTCTATCAGAAGCCAGGACTTGGACGAGCTGAACGACCTGGCCATCGAGTTGAACAAGAACGTGTCCGCGTCCACGAAGCAATTGGAGGAAGTGAACAATCTTCTGGAGAACGTCAGCCAGCGGGTGAATCTGGGTGACGCCGCGCTCAAGAATCTCAAGAATAGAACGAATAACTTGCACCAGACTGCTGCAGACCTCAAAGAGAACGCGACCAGGCTGCAGGAGGAGAACGTGCAGGGCGCCCTAAACGTGACGCAGCAGATGGCGGAGCAGTCGAGGCAGGCGGAGAAAATGGCCAACGACACCAGCAACGTGCTGGCGGACGCGGAGAGGTTCGCTAAGCACACGGAAAGTCTGCTGGCCAAGAATCGCGGCTTCGTGGATGACGCCCAGGAGAGGAACAGGGAGTCCCTGGGAGAAATAGACGAGAAACTGAAGACGTTCAACGGGATTATGCCTGGACTGAACCTCGAGATGTGCGGGGACAATGTGACGGATTGCAGCAGCGTGTGCGGCGGAGCTGGCTGCGGATTTTGTGGAGGATTGTCCTGTGACGCCGGTGCTGTTTCCAAGGCCAATCAAGCCCTGGACGTGGCTAAGAACCAGGCTGCTAAGATCAAGACCCACAAGGACGAGGCTGAACAGCTGTTGCGCAAT ATGATCCAAGTGAGGAGGGACGCAACAGCAGCGCGGTCCAATGCCCAGGATGCCTTCAATTTCGCCTGGAAGGCTCGGAACCTGTCTGACGACGTGACGAAGGATCTCTCCGACATAAACAAGCGTATTCGAAACACGTTGGACGAGGATCAACCCACTCCGGCCATGGTCAGGGACCTGGCACAGGAGGTGCTCGCTAAGAACATCCAGCTGAAGCCTGACGAGATCACGCAATTAGCCGATCGTATAAAGAGCATCGTGGGCTCTTTGACCGACTCGGAGAAGATCCTCGCAGACACCAAGGACGATCTCCGCCTGGCCGAGGAGCTGAAGGACAGAGCGGACAAGGTGAAGGAAGACGCAATCGAGGAGCAGACTTTGGCCAACAAAGTGGTCGTCCTCTTGAGCGACGCCCAGAAGGCTCAGAATTTGGCGCAGTCGGCGATCGACCAGGCGGAACGTGACGTCAAGAGGTCGGAGAAGGACCTGGAGGAGATCGCGGAGGTGACCAGAGGGGCTCAGATGCAGGCAAACAGCACCACGGAAACCGTGGACGCCTTGGACGTTCGTCTGAAGCAGCTGCAGTCGCAGTCGCTGAGGAACAAGTTCATTCTGGAGCAGGAGATCGACGTGCAAGCTCGCAAGTTGGCCGACGAAGCGCAGAACGTTGACTCGAAGACGAAGAAACTTGCCGAGGAGTACAGGCGGGTGGACGAGTCGCTGGACCTCAGGGTGAATAAGAGCAAGGGTAACATTCAGAAGGCGAAGAAGCTTCTGCAGAGGGCGTCCGAGCTGACGGCCGACACGTCGACTAAATTCAAGGACCTCGACGGCATGGAGAGCGTCTACAAGGACAACGAGAAGATGCTGTTCGACCTGATGACCGAGGTCGACTCTCTGACAGTTGAAATGGAGAAGCACCTGGGGGAGATCGCGCAGAAGGCGCATCAGTACAGACAGTGCACCTCTTGA